The following is a genomic window from Nitrosomonas communis.
GACTTTCTTATCCGGACGCCCTATCACAGCCGACATACTAAACCTCCTTGTTATCCCAATATTATTTATTATCTTAAAGGCAGTTTCTTAGGATAATTCCATAAAACTCAAGATTGCTGAGTTTGCTCATTTCATTAAAAATACTGCCAGATATTGGAATTTAACGGCAATTTTTAATGATTAATTTAGCTTCTCTGCGTGGAGGAAATGGTTTTTACCACTGTAAATGTTCGTCAGATTCACGTTGTATTCCATTTCTAAATCAAAACTGACTTTGCCGGCTTCACCTTGCCGTATGATTGATATTGTCTGCAGCTCGCCTTCACATCATTTTTGATTGAGAAATGGAAGTAAACATGCCTTGGCAATACCGCTACTAATAGTAGGATAAAGTAACTTGATATGTAGTTCTTGTTTTATGCGAGCATTGGTTAAGCGGCGCGATTCATTCATGAAGGACATCAGGCTAGGCGATATATATTTATTTGCTTGGAAGCGAGCAATTCTGGGTGGGCGTGGTAAGCTAAAATGATCAGCCACCAGATCAAAATAATCACCCATTTTTAAATGTGAATCATCGCTTGCATGATAAACCCTACCTGCTTTTCCATAATGAAGAGTTGCGACAATAATACGTGCCAGATCATCTGCATGAATATGGTTGGTATAGCTGTCTTCATCTGCTAAAAGTACGGGGGTACCTTGTCGTAGACGTGCAAGAGGCAAGCGATCAGCCGCATAAATTCCAGGGACGCGAATAATGGAAACTGACACACCATTGCGTATTCCCCAATTTCTAATTTGTCTTTCTGCATCCACACGTCGCCAGGCGCGCTCGTTAGTTGGATTGAGTGGATGGTTTTCGCTTACCCATTCGCCTTGGCAATCACCATAGACTCCACTGGTACTGATATAGATTAGCCGTTGTGGTAGTATTCTCCTTTTTGCTAATGTTCGCCGATGCAGAGTTGCTAACAGATGGGTGGTGCGTGAATCTTTTAAACCATAACCGGGCGGTGGAGCTAAATAGAGTATCGCGTGTGCCATGCCTGCAAGTCTGCCGAGGCTGTCGGGCTGATCAAGGTCACCGGGTATGGGTGTAATTCTGTGAGTACGTAATTTACCGGAATTTTCCGGTTTTCGACACAAACCTAGCAGTCGGTAGCGTTTATGTAGCAGCGGCGCTATTCGTAAGGCGATGTCGCCACATCCTATAATCAAAAGCGTTTTTTTCATTATTACTTATTTTATCAATAGTTTTTTCATTTATTCACGAGAAAATGTCGTATCAAATCATTATTAAGCCGAGTGATCATATTTTTACTGTAGAACCTCACGAAACGATACTTGAAGCTGCATTGCGGCAAGGATTCTCCCTTCCTTACGGTTGTCGTAACGGTTCATGTGGGGCATGCAAAGGAAAAATCATGCAAGGTAGGGTTGATTACGGCAGATATAATCAAGAAACGCTTACAGATACTGAGAAGCAGCATGGTTTGGCGTTGTTTTGCTGTGCTAAGCCTTTATCTGATTTGGTTATCGAATGTCGTGAAGTAGATGCTATTAAGGATATTAAAATCAGGATCATGCCAAGTCGCGTGCATAAACTGGAGCGTGCTGCACCAGATGTGATGATCATATACTTAAAACTACCTACAAACGAACGACTGCAATTTCTTCCAGGTCAATATATCGATATTCTGTTGAAAGATGGAAAGCGTCGAAGTTTTTCGTTGGCTAATGCGCCCCATGATGATGAATTTTTGCAGATTCATGCACGCAAATATCCTGGTGGCGTATTTTCAGAGCATGTTTTCTCGCATATGAAAGAGAGAGATATCCTTCGTTTCGAAGGCCCTTTGGGTTCTTTTGTTCTACGCAATAATTCTGTTGCTCATCCCATTATTTTTCTTGCCAGTGGTACTGGCTTTGCTCCTGTAAAAAGCATACTCGAGCATATTTTTTATACTGAAAACAATCATAAGCACAACAGAAAAATGATCCTTTACTGGGGAGCGCGTACCAAGGCAGATCTTTATCTAGAAAAATTAGCAAAGGAATGGGAGCAACAGCATAAAAATTTTACTTTTATTCCGGTACTGTCAGATGCCCTACCGACAGATAACTGGACTGGCAGATCTGGATTGGTGC
Proteins encoded in this region:
- a CDS encoding CDP-6-deoxy-delta-3,4-glucoseen reductase; the protein is MSYQIIIKPSDHIFTVEPHETILEAALRQGFSLPYGCRNGSCGACKGKIMQGRVDYGRYNQETLTDTEKQHGLALFCCAKPLSDLVIECREVDAIKDIKIRIMPSRVHKLERAAPDVMIIYLKLPTNERLQFLPGQYIDILLKDGKRRSFSLANAPHDDEFLQIHARKYPGGVFSEHVFSHMKERDILRFEGPLGSFVLRNNSVAHPIIFLASGTGFAPVKSILEHIFYTENNHKHNRKMILYWGARTKADLYLEKLAKEWEQQHKNFTFIPVLSDALPTDNWTGRSGLVHRAVIEDFESLADYQVYACGSPLMIKAAYQDFTQFKNMRTENFFSDIFSPSTSNPVE
- a CDS encoding SDR family oxidoreductase; the protein is MKKTLLIIGCGDIALRIAPLLHKRYRLLGLCRKPENSGKLRTHRITPIPGDLDQPDSLGRLAGMAHAILYLAPPPGYGLKDSRTTHLLATLHRRTLAKRRILPQRLIYISTSGVYGDCQGEWVSENHPLNPTNERAWRRVDAERQIRNWGIRNGVSVSIIRVPGIYAADRLPLARLRQGTPVLLADEDSYTNHIHADDLARIIVATLHYGKAGRVYHASDDSHLKMGDYFDLVADHFSLPRPPRIARFQANKYISPSLMSFMNESRRLTNARIKQELHIKLLYPTISSGIAKACLLPFLNQK